One genomic region from Cellulomonas hominis encodes:
- a CDS encoding sugar phosphate isomerase/epimerase family protein has product MARPITLFTGQWADLPFEEVARLAADWGYDGLEIACWGDHLDPWRWDDDAYVQSRLDILEKHGLKVWAISNHLKGQAVCDDPIDQRHRDILPDVVWGDGDPEGVRQRAATEMQHTARLAAKLGVDTVVGFTGSAIWKYVAMFPPVSAAAIDAGYQDFADRWNPILDVFDEVGVRFAHEVHPSEIAYDYWTTVRTLEAIGHREAFGLNWDPSHMVWQDLDPVAFLWDFRDRIYHVDCKDTKKRMRNGRNGRLGSHLPWADPRRGWDFISTGHGDVPWEDAFRVLNTIGYDGPISVEWEDAGMDRLLGAPEALAFVRRLAFAAPDAAFDAAFSRKG; this is encoded by the coding sequence ATGGCACGACCCATCACCCTGTTCACCGGCCAGTGGGCCGACCTGCCGTTCGAGGAGGTCGCCCGGCTCGCCGCCGACTGGGGCTACGACGGCCTCGAGATCGCCTGCTGGGGCGACCACCTGGACCCGTGGCGGTGGGACGACGACGCGTACGTGCAGAGCAGGCTCGACATCCTCGAGAAGCACGGCCTGAAGGTCTGGGCGATCTCCAACCACCTCAAGGGCCAGGCCGTCTGCGACGACCCGATCGACCAGCGGCACCGCGACATCCTCCCCGACGTGGTCTGGGGCGACGGCGACCCGGAGGGCGTCCGGCAGCGCGCCGCGACCGAGATGCAGCACACCGCCCGGCTGGCCGCGAAGCTCGGGGTCGACACGGTCGTCGGGTTCACCGGGTCGGCCATCTGGAAGTACGTGGCGATGTTCCCGCCGGTGTCCGCCGCGGCGATCGACGCCGGGTACCAGGACTTCGCGGACCGGTGGAACCCGATCCTCGACGTCTTCGACGAGGTCGGGGTGCGGTTCGCCCACGAGGTGCACCCGTCCGAGATCGCCTACGACTACTGGACGACCGTGCGCACCCTCGAGGCCATCGGCCACCGGGAGGCGTTCGGCCTGAACTGGGACCCGAGCCACATGGTCTGGCAGGACCTCGACCCGGTGGCGTTCCTCTGGGACTTCCGCGACCGGATCTACCACGTGGACTGCAAGGACACGAAGAAGCGGATGCGCAACGGCCGCAACGGCCGGCTCGGCTCGCACCTGCCCTGGGCCGACCCGCGGCGCGGCTGGGACTTCATCTCCACCGGCCACGGCGACGTGCCGTGGGAGGACGCGTTCCGGGTGCTCAACACCATCGGGTACGACGGGCCGATCTCCGTGGAGTGGGAGGACGCCGGCATGGACCGCCTGCTCGGGGCGCCCGAGGCGCTGGCGTTCGTCCGGCGGCTCGCGTTCGCCGCGCCGGACGCGGCGTTCGACGCGGCGTTCTCCCGGAAGGGCTGA
- a CDS encoding carbohydrate ABC transporter permease, producing the protein MSDKLAVPVAVTRRPRPAERAPGTPRRRRDYAGIGLWIALVLTSLLWALPFAIMFLTSVKSNADISTTAPWSLPTSWAWDNYAEAFRVGDLGRTGLNSLVVSLVKVPVGLFLAAAAAFAIARLRFKAHRVVLALIAIGSMVPIQIALGPLFSTMLSLGLLDSVPGLMLPYLAFGIPYAVFVLYGFFRAIPDELEESARLDGASTFRIFLQVVLPLAKPALAALFILDFVGTWNEYAMATTLLRSQANWTVPLAVQSFSTQHGTDYGPLNAFIILSAIPVVIVYLMFQRYFVQGALAGAVKG; encoded by the coding sequence GTGAGCGACAAGCTGGCCGTCCCGGTCGCCGTGACCCGGCGCCCCCGCCCCGCGGAGCGGGCACCCGGCACGCCCCGGCGCCGCCGCGACTACGCCGGCATCGGCCTGTGGATCGCGCTGGTCCTCACGTCGCTGCTGTGGGCGCTGCCGTTCGCGATCATGTTCCTCACCTCGGTGAAGTCGAACGCGGACATCAGCACGACCGCGCCGTGGTCGCTGCCGACGTCGTGGGCGTGGGACAACTACGCCGAGGCGTTCCGGGTCGGGGACCTCGGGCGCACGGGGCTGAACAGCCTCGTCGTCTCGCTGGTGAAGGTGCCGGTCGGCCTGTTCCTCGCCGCGGCGGCCGCGTTCGCCATCGCGCGGCTGCGGTTCAAGGCGCACCGCGTGGTGCTGGCGCTGATCGCGATCGGCTCGATGGTGCCGATCCAGATCGCCCTCGGCCCGCTGTTCAGCACGATGCTCTCGCTCGGCCTGCTCGACTCGGTGCCCGGCCTGATGCTGCCGTACCTGGCGTTCGGGATCCCGTACGCGGTGTTCGTGCTGTACGGGTTCTTCCGGGCGATCCCGGACGAGCTCGAGGAGTCCGCGCGGCTGGACGGGGCGTCGACGTTCCGGATCTTCCTGCAGGTGGTCCTCCCGCTCGCGAAGCCCGCGCTGGCCGCGCTGTTCATCCTCGACTTCGTGGGGACGTGGAACGAGTACGCGATGGCGACGACCCTGCTGCGGTCGCAGGCGAACTGGACGGTGCCGCTGGCCGTGCAGAGCTTCTCGACGCAGCACGGCACCGACTACGGGCCGCTCAACGCCTTCATCATCCTGTCGGCGATACCGGTGGTCATCGTGTACCTGATGTTCCAGCGGTACTTCGTGCAGGGTGCGCTCGCGGGGGCGGTCAAGGGCTGA
- a CDS encoding HAD family hydrolase codes for MTLRPDAPALPTAVLWDMDGTLVNTEPLWMAAETELVESWGGTWTHEDGLTLVGNPMKVSGAVLQGRGVGLSVDEIVGFLNTRVAAAVAEQTPWQPGARELLTALADAGVPQALVTSSYRELADPFARVAGVFATVVAGDEVDRPKPDPQPYELAAERLGVDVADCVVVEDSPAGITSGVAAGARVLAVEVFRALPDLPGLSTTGSLADVTVADLARIGGGAVLDLLR; via the coding sequence TTGACCCTGCGCCCCGACGCCCCCGCTCTCCCGACCGCCGTCCTGTGGGACATGGACGGCACGCTGGTCAACACCGAGCCGCTGTGGATGGCGGCCGAGACCGAGCTGGTCGAGTCCTGGGGTGGCACCTGGACGCACGAGGACGGCCTCACCCTCGTCGGCAACCCGATGAAGGTGTCCGGGGCGGTCCTGCAGGGCCGCGGCGTGGGGCTGTCGGTCGACGAGATCGTCGGCTTCCTCAACACCCGGGTGGCGGCGGCCGTCGCGGAGCAGACCCCGTGGCAGCCCGGTGCCCGCGAGCTGCTCACCGCGCTGGCCGACGCCGGCGTGCCGCAGGCGCTGGTCACCTCGTCCTACCGGGAGCTCGCCGACCCGTTCGCCCGGGTCGCCGGGGTGTTCGCCACGGTGGTCGCGGGGGACGAGGTCGACCGCCCGAAGCCGGACCCGCAGCCCTACGAGCTGGCCGCCGAGCGGCTCGGGGTGGACGTCGCGGACTGCGTCGTCGTCGAGGACTCCCCGGCGGGCATCACGTCCGGCGTCGCCGCCGGGGCGCGCGTGCTCGCGGTCGAGGTGTTCCGCGCGCTGCCCGACCTGCCGGGGCTGAGCACGACCGGCTCGCTCGCGGACGTCACGGTCGCGGACCTGGCCCGGATCGGCGGCGGCGCGGTCCTCGACCTGCTGCGCTGA
- a CDS encoding ROK family transcriptional regulator: protein MRLPQRHAGAGELFQLLRDGVPRTRADLAASTGQARSTITTRVDQLLAAGLIAPAGEASSTGGRPPTTFAFRPDARLVLAVDLGATHARLAVTDLASTVLAEAEAPLAIAAGPEVVLDWVVEHGRELLASTGRPLRDLASVGVGLPGPVEHSTGRPINPPIMPAWDDVDVRGLLAARLGAEVLVDNDVNLMALGEHRTAWPDVDDMLFVKVATGIGSGIISDGRLRRGAQGAAGDIGHIAVPGAADVPCRCGNLGCLEAVASGRALAETLTATGLPAANGADVVALVRSGDLAAGRAVRQAGREIGSVLAACVSLLNPSLVVIGGVVAEAGEHLIAGIREVVYQRSLPLATQHLRIVTSQARSQVGILGASAMAVDHVLSPGAIDALLEAQIA from the coding sequence GTGAGGCTCCCCCAGCGGCACGCGGGCGCCGGCGAGCTGTTCCAGCTGCTCCGCGACGGCGTCCCCCGCACGCGCGCCGACCTGGCCGCGAGCACCGGCCAGGCCCGGTCCACGATCACCACGCGCGTCGACCAGCTGCTCGCCGCCGGCCTGATCGCCCCCGCCGGTGAGGCGTCCTCGACCGGCGGCCGGCCGCCCACCACGTTCGCCTTCCGGCCGGACGCGCGCCTCGTGCTCGCCGTCGACCTCGGCGCCACGCACGCCCGGCTCGCCGTGACCGACCTGGCCTCCACCGTGCTCGCCGAGGCCGAGGCGCCGCTCGCCATCGCCGCCGGGCCGGAGGTCGTCCTGGACTGGGTCGTGGAGCACGGGCGCGAGCTGCTCGCGTCCACCGGGCGGCCCCTGCGCGACCTCGCCTCGGTCGGCGTCGGCCTGCCCGGCCCCGTCGAGCACTCCACCGGCCGCCCGATCAACCCGCCGATCATGCCCGCCTGGGACGACGTGGACGTGCGCGGCCTCCTCGCCGCCCGGCTCGGCGCCGAGGTGCTGGTCGACAACGACGTGAACCTCATGGCGCTCGGCGAGCATCGCACCGCCTGGCCCGACGTCGACGACATGCTGTTCGTCAAGGTCGCCACCGGCATCGGCTCCGGGATCATCTCCGACGGCCGCCTGCGCCGCGGGGCCCAGGGCGCCGCCGGGGACATCGGGCACATCGCCGTCCCGGGCGCCGCCGACGTGCCGTGCCGCTGCGGCAACCTCGGCTGCCTCGAGGCCGTCGCCAGCGGCCGCGCGCTCGCCGAGACGCTCACCGCGACCGGGCTGCCCGCCGCGAACGGCGCGGACGTCGTCGCCCTGGTCCGCTCCGGCGACCTCGCCGCGGGCCGCGCCGTGCGGCAGGCCGGGCGGGAGATCGGCTCGGTGCTCGCCGCGTGCGTCAGCCTGCTCAACCCGTCGCTCGTCGTCATCGGCGGGGTCGTGGCCGAGGCGGGCGAGCACCTCATCGCCGGCATCCGCGAGGTCGTCTACCAGCGGTCGCTGCCGCTGGCGACGCAGCACCTGCGCATCGTCACGTCGCAGGCGCGGTCGCAGGTCGGCATCCTCGGGGCGTCCGCGATGGCGGTGGACCACGTGCTCTCGCCGGGGGCGATCGACGCGCTGCTCGAGGCGCAGATCGCCTGA
- a CDS encoding Gfo/Idh/MocA family protein, translating to MDETTAAPLRVGMVGYAFMGAAHSQAWRTAPRFFDLPLTPVMQVVAGRDAAAVKAAAERLGWRDTAGSWQELVARDDVDLVDVCTPGFTHAEIAVAALEAGKHVLCEKPLANTLAEAEAMVAAAASASARGVRSMVGYTYRRVPAVQLARTLVAEGRIGTVRHVRVQYLQDWLADPEAPLSWRLDKQAAGSGALGDIGSHAVDLAQFITGERVTGVSAVLETFVHERPVAAEFAGLHGTGGTERGPVTVDDAAVFLARLSGGGLGVFEATRFAAGRKNAIRLEINGDRGSVAFDFEDMNVLHYYDATEDPAYAGFRRIVVTEPQHAYVAQWWPAGHGLGYEHAFTHQVVDLVGDVAAGRDPSPSFAEGLAVQRVLAAVEASAADDSRWVALTEDPA from the coding sequence ATGGACGAGACGACGGCGGCGCCGCTGCGCGTCGGCATGGTGGGGTACGCGTTCATGGGCGCCGCGCACTCGCAGGCGTGGCGGACCGCGCCCCGGTTCTTCGACCTGCCCCTGACCCCCGTGATGCAGGTGGTCGCGGGGCGGGACGCCGCGGCCGTGAAGGCGGCGGCCGAGCGGCTCGGCTGGCGGGACACCGCGGGCTCCTGGCAGGAGCTCGTCGCCCGCGACGACGTGGACCTGGTGGACGTCTGCACCCCGGGCTTCACGCACGCCGAGATCGCCGTCGCGGCGCTGGAGGCGGGCAAGCACGTGCTGTGCGAGAAGCCGCTGGCCAACACCCTCGCCGAGGCGGAGGCGATGGTCGCCGCGGCGGCGTCGGCGTCGGCGCGGGGGGTGCGGTCGATGGTCGGCTACACCTACCGGCGGGTGCCCGCGGTGCAGCTCGCGCGGACGCTCGTCGCGGAGGGCCGGATCGGCACCGTCCGGCACGTGCGCGTGCAGTACCTGCAGGACTGGCTGGCCGACCCGGAGGCACCCCTGTCGTGGCGGCTCGACAAGCAGGCCGCCGGCTCCGGGGCGCTCGGGGACATCGGCTCGCACGCCGTGGACCTCGCGCAGTTCATCACCGGCGAGCGCGTCACCGGGGTGTCCGCCGTGCTGGAGACGTTCGTGCACGAGCGGCCGGTCGCGGCGGAGTTCGCCGGGCTGCACGGCACCGGCGGGACCGAGCGGGGGCCGGTCACCGTCGACGACGCCGCGGTGTTCCTCGCGCGGCTGTCCGGGGGCGGTCTCGGCGTGTTCGAGGCGACCCGCTTCGCCGCGGGGCGCAAGAACGCCATCCGCCTGGAGATCAACGGCGACCGCGGGTCGGTGGCCTTCGACTTCGAGGACATGAACGTCCTGCACTACTACGACGCCACCGAGGACCCGGCGTACGCGGGCTTCCGGCGGATCGTCGTCACCGAGCCGCAGCACGCCTACGTGGCGCAGTGGTGGCCCGCGGGGCACGGCCTCGGCTACGAGCACGCGTTCACGCACCAGGTGGTCGACCTGGTCGGGGACGTGGCGGCAGGCCGGGACCCGTCGCCGTCGTTCGCCGAGGGGCTGGCGGTGCAGCGCGTGCTGGCCGCGGTCGAGGCCTCCGCCGCGGACGACAGCCGCTGGGTCGCGCTGACCGAGGACCCCGCCTGA
- a CDS encoding ABC transporter permease produces MSEHQLSSPAPAPDADESARVERVAREPARTRRGAASGGAARTLGLVVALAAICLVGYITAGSRFASLDNMVVILSAASVLGVVSIGMTFVITAGGIDLSVGSVLGLASVWATTLATQQMADQYGWIVMVGCALAVGAGAGLVNGVLVAYGRVVAFIATLAMLVAARGLAELIAQRRTQLVTVQSFSDTFKGNLLGVPKIVWIFAVVAVVGWFLLNRTTFGRRTVAVGGNPEAARLAGIRVKRHTMLLYGLSGLAAGIAAVMMLARTGAGSSTNGQLYELDAIAAVVVGGTLLTGGRGTIVGTVLGVLIFQTLTNVFIQNNLDSSVQNMVKGAIIVAAVLLQQRFSTRPPRTT; encoded by the coding sequence GTGAGCGAGCACCAGCTGTCCTCGCCGGCCCCGGCGCCCGACGCGGACGAGTCCGCCCGGGTCGAGCGCGTGGCCCGCGAGCCGGCGCGCACGCGCCGGGGCGCCGCCTCGGGCGGCGCCGCCCGCACCCTCGGCCTCGTGGTCGCCCTCGCGGCGATCTGCCTGGTCGGGTACATCACGGCCGGCAGCCGGTTCGCCAGCCTGGACAACATGGTCGTCATCCTCAGCGCCGCCTCGGTCCTCGGGGTGGTGAGCATCGGGATGACGTTCGTCATCACGGCCGGCGGCATCGACCTGTCCGTGGGCTCGGTCCTGGGCCTGGCCTCGGTGTGGGCGACCACGCTGGCGACGCAGCAGATGGCCGACCAGTACGGCTGGATCGTCATGGTGGGCTGCGCGCTCGCCGTGGGCGCCGGCGCGGGGCTGGTCAACGGCGTGCTGGTCGCGTACGGGCGCGTCGTCGCGTTCATCGCGACGCTGGCCATGCTGGTCGCGGCCCGGGGGCTCGCCGAGCTCATCGCGCAGCGGCGCACCCAGCTCGTCACGGTGCAGTCGTTCTCCGACACGTTCAAGGGGAACCTGCTCGGCGTGCCGAAGATCGTGTGGATCTTCGCGGTCGTCGCGGTGGTCGGCTGGTTCCTGCTCAACCGCACGACGTTCGGCCGCCGCACCGTCGCGGTCGGCGGCAACCCGGAGGCGGCCCGGCTGGCGGGCATCCGGGTCAAGCGGCACACCATGCTGCTCTACGGGCTGTCCGGCCTGGCCGCGGGCATCGCCGCCGTCATGATGCTCGCCCGCACCGGCGCGGGGTCGTCCACGAACGGCCAGCTCTACGAGCTCGACGCGATCGCCGCGGTGGTCGTCGGCGGCACGCTGCTCACCGGCGGCCGCGGCACGATCGTCGGCACCGTCCTCGGCGTCCTCATCTTCCAGACGCTCACCAACGTGTTCATCCAGAACAACCTGGACTCGTCGGTCCAGAACATGGTCAAGGGGGCGATCATCGTCGCCGCCGTCCTGCTGCAGCAGCGCTTCTCCACGCGCCCCCCCCGCACCACCTAG
- a CDS encoding RNB domain-containing ribonuclease encodes MPRRHVRLRPTEDARAREVDAAVRTGLAALRAELGVPDGFPEDVLAEVAHAVGAGPAGSRADATDIPFVTIDPEGSRDLDQAVHLERRGSGYRLRYAIADVAAWVRPGGAVDAEARRRVVTLYAPDGRVPLHPPVLSEGAASLLPGQDAPAVLWDVDLDADGAPTAVRVGRALVRSRAQLTYAGAQRALDDGTAAGTLALLPEVGRLRQEAEVARGGLTLPTPDQEVEVDARGRWTLTSRATLPVEEWNAQVSLLTGMCAARIMLDGRVGVLRTLPPADPRDVERLRRSARALAVPWPDGADHATVVRALDAAVPAQAALLTEATTLLRGAAYVAFDGAVPAQTQHAAIAAPYAHATAPLRRLVDRFVGETCVALAAGAEVPEPVRAALPALPELMAAGDRRASAYERGSVDLVEAALLAGRVGEEFDAVVVDVRDDGASGVVQLREPPVRGRVVGEALPLGTDVRVRLAEASVAGRTVRFVLDGRPGRDARG; translated from the coding sequence GTGCCCCGACGCCATGTCCGCCTCCGGCCCACCGAGGACGCCCGCGCCCGGGAGGTGGACGCCGCCGTCCGCACCGGGCTCGCGGCGCTGCGCGCGGAGCTCGGCGTGCCGGACGGCTTCCCCGAGGACGTGCTGGCCGAGGTCGCGCACGCCGTCGGGGCGGGTCCTGCGGGGTCGCGGGCCGACGCGACCGACATCCCGTTCGTGACGATCGACCCCGAGGGCTCGCGCGATCTGGACCAGGCCGTGCACCTCGAGCGTCGCGGGTCCGGCTACCGGCTCCGCTACGCCATCGCGGACGTCGCCGCGTGGGTGCGCCCCGGCGGCGCGGTCGACGCGGAGGCCCGCCGGCGCGTCGTCACGCTGTACGCGCCCGACGGCCGGGTCCCGCTGCACCCGCCAGTCCTGTCCGAGGGCGCCGCGAGCCTGCTGCCCGGGCAGGACGCGCCCGCGGTGCTCTGGGACGTCGACCTGGACGCCGACGGCGCGCCGACCGCGGTCCGCGTCGGGCGGGCGCTGGTGCGCAGCCGGGCGCAGCTCACCTACGCCGGGGCGCAGCGGGCGCTCGACGACGGCACCGCGGCGGGCACCCTCGCGCTGCTGCCCGAGGTCGGCCGGCTGCGGCAGGAGGCCGAGGTCGCGCGCGGCGGGCTGACCCTGCCGACCCCGGACCAGGAGGTCGAGGTCGACGCGCGGGGCCGGTGGACCCTGACCAGCCGCGCGACCCTGCCCGTAGAGGAGTGGAACGCCCAGGTGTCGCTCCTCACCGGCATGTGCGCCGCGCGGATCATGCTGGACGGGCGGGTCGGCGTGCTGCGCACCCTGCCGCCGGCGGACCCGCGCGACGTCGAGCGGCTCCGCCGGTCCGCCCGGGCGCTCGCGGTGCCCTGGCCGGACGGCGCCGACCACGCGACGGTCGTGCGCGCCCTGGACGCCGCGGTCCCCGCGCAGGCGGCGCTGCTCACGGAGGCGACGACCCTGCTGCGCGGGGCCGCGTACGTCGCGTTCGACGGCGCGGTCCCCGCGCAGACGCAGCACGCCGCGATCGCCGCCCCGTACGCGCACGCGACCGCCCCGCTGCGGCGGCTGGTCGACCGGTTCGTGGGGGAGACGTGCGTCGCGCTGGCGGCCGGTGCGGAGGTGCCCGAGCCGGTGCGGGCGGCCCTGCCGGCGCTGCCGGAGCTCATGGCGGCCGGCGACCGGCGGGCGTCCGCCTACGAGCGCGGGTCCGTCGACCTCGTCGAGGCCGCGCTGCTGGCGGGGCGGGTCGGGGAGGAGTTCGACGCCGTCGTCGTGGACGTGCGGGACGACGGGGCGTCGGGCGTCGTGCAGCTCCGGGAGCCGCCGGTGCGCGGGCGGGTCGTCGGCGAGGCGCTGCCGCTCGGCACGGACGTGCGGGTCCGGCTCGCCGAGGCGTCGGTGGCGGGGCGGACGGTGCGGTTCGTGCTGGACGGGCGGCCGGGGCGGGACGCGCGCGGCTGA
- a CDS encoding sugar ABC transporter ATP-binding protein — protein sequence MVNEDPRPLLQMRGIVKQFPGARALDGVDLDVLPGEVHCLLGQNGAGKSTLIKVLAGAHQPTEGEVLVDGAPVTIPHPVAALRLGVATMYQELDVVPGLTVAENVFLGHELSTGGVSRRREAHRRTREILARLGHPEIAPGREVGGLPAAAQQIVSMARALSHDARVIVMDEPSAVLDSDEVQNLFRVVHELTSSGVAIVYISHRMEEIRAIGDRITVLKDGRTVARDLPARSTPTAELIRLMTGRSVEYAFPPAPGVPDDAAVVLDVDGLALRGAFAGVSFQVRAGEILGLAGLVGSGRSEILETVYGARRATGGTVRVEGRRLRPGDVPAAVDAGIGLAPEERKAQGLLLEEPVYRNVTLSTFGRFARGGLLDERAERDAAQAQAEALDLRPAGVDRAMRTLSGGNQQKAMLARWLVHGCRVLLLDEPTRGVDVGARAEIYGLVRRLADEGAAVVVVSSEIPEVLGLADRVLVISEGRVVHEGPAAAIDEHAVLDLVMEGSAA from the coding sequence ATGGTCAACGAGGACCCCCGGCCGCTGCTCCAGATGCGCGGCATCGTCAAGCAGTTCCCCGGCGCACGGGCGCTGGACGGCGTCGACCTCGACGTCCTCCCCGGCGAGGTGCACTGCCTGCTCGGGCAGAACGGCGCCGGCAAGTCGACGCTCATCAAGGTCCTGGCCGGCGCGCACCAGCCCACCGAGGGCGAGGTGCTGGTCGACGGGGCGCCCGTGACCATCCCGCACCCGGTCGCCGCGCTGCGGCTCGGCGTCGCGACCATGTACCAGGAGCTCGACGTCGTCCCGGGTCTGACCGTCGCGGAGAACGTGTTCCTCGGGCACGAGCTGTCCACCGGCGGGGTGTCCCGCCGCCGGGAGGCGCACCGGCGCACCCGCGAGATCCTCGCCCGCCTCGGGCACCCCGAGATCGCCCCCGGCCGCGAGGTCGGCGGCCTGCCCGCGGCGGCGCAGCAGATCGTCTCGATGGCCCGGGCGCTGTCGCACGACGCCCGCGTCATCGTCATGGACGAGCCCTCCGCGGTGCTGGACTCCGACGAGGTGCAGAACCTGTTCCGGGTGGTGCACGAGCTCACCTCGTCCGGCGTCGCCATCGTGTACATCTCGCACCGCATGGAGGAGATCCGCGCGATCGGCGACCGGATCACCGTGCTCAAGGACGGCCGCACGGTCGCCCGCGACCTGCCCGCCCGCAGCACCCCGACCGCGGAGCTCATCCGGCTGATGACGGGCCGCTCGGTGGAGTACGCGTTCCCGCCGGCACCGGGGGTGCCCGACGACGCGGCGGTAGTGCTGGACGTCGACGGCCTGGCCCTGCGGGGCGCCTTCGCCGGCGTGTCGTTCCAGGTGCGCGCGGGGGAGATCCTCGGGCTCGCCGGGCTGGTCGGGTCCGGGCGCTCCGAGATCCTCGAGACCGTCTACGGCGCGCGCCGGGCGACGGGCGGCACCGTCCGGGTCGAGGGCCGGCGGCTGCGCCCCGGGGACGTGCCGGCAGCGGTGGACGCCGGGATCGGCCTCGCCCCGGAGGAGCGCAAGGCCCAGGGCCTGCTGCTCGAGGAGCCGGTGTACCGCAACGTCACCCTGTCGACCTTCGGCCGGTTCGCGCGGGGCGGCCTGCTCGACGAGCGCGCCGAGCGTGACGCCGCGCAGGCGCAGGCCGAGGCGCTCGACCTGCGGCCCGCGGGCGTGGACCGGGCGATGCGCACGCTGTCCGGCGGCAACCAGCAGAAGGCGATGCTCGCCCGCTGGCTGGTGCACGGCTGCCGGGTGCTGCTGCTGGACGAGCCGACCCGGGGCGTGGACGTCGGCGCGCGCGCCGAGATCTACGGCCTGGTCCGCCGGCTCGCCGACGAGGGCGCGGCCGTCGTGGTCGTGTCCAGCGAGATCCCGGAGGTGCTCGGCCTGGCCGACCGGGTGCTCGTGATCTCCGAGGGCCGGGTCGTCCACGAGGGCCCGGCCGCCGCCATCGACGAGCACGCCGTGCTCGACCTCGTCATGGAAGGGAGTGCCGCGTGA
- a CDS encoding substrate-binding domain-containing protein has product MSARPTARRRLLVPAALLTVGLLAACTSNTPTEEDDGGSDAAPVAVSDNDEPGDTVVIGFSAPAADHGWMGAITSAAQKEAENYEDVELRVAEGTNDVNLQISQIEGFINDGVDAIVLLPFDGAALTDVATKAMDAGIPVINVDREFSSPFASRATILGDNYGMGVSAGTYICEQLGDNPDAVVAEIAGIDSLPLTQDRSQGFADALDGCGLSVSNRVAADFTVQGGEQAAANLLQAAPQIDAIWNHDDDQGVGVLAAIENAGRDEFFMVGGAGSANVMREIQSGDSVLQATVIYPSTQAADGIKLARLVAHDKSMSDLASSGVPRTIQLYAPVVTADNVDQYIDSAFES; this is encoded by the coding sequence ATGTCCGCTCGCCCGACCGCGCGCCGCCGCCTGCTGGTGCCCGCCGCGCTGCTCACCGTCGGCCTGCTCGCCGCGTGCACCTCCAACACCCCGACCGAGGAGGACGACGGCGGCTCGGACGCCGCCCCGGTCGCCGTCTCCGACAACGACGAGCCCGGCGACACGGTCGTCATCGGGTTCTCCGCCCCGGCCGCCGACCACGGCTGGATGGGCGCGATCACGTCGGCCGCGCAGAAGGAGGCCGAGAACTACGAGGACGTCGAGCTCCGCGTCGCGGAGGGCACCAACGACGTCAACCTGCAGATCAGCCAGATCGAGGGGTTCATCAACGACGGCGTCGACGCGATCGTGCTGCTGCCGTTCGACGGCGCCGCGCTGACCGACGTCGCCACGAAGGCGATGGACGCCGGCATCCCGGTCATCAACGTGGACCGCGAGTTCTCCAGCCCGTTCGCGTCCCGGGCCACGATCCTCGGCGACAACTACGGCATGGGCGTCTCGGCCGGCACCTACATCTGCGAGCAGCTCGGGGACAACCCGGACGCCGTGGTCGCGGAGATCGCCGGCATCGACTCCCTGCCGCTCACCCAGGACCGCAGCCAGGGATTCGCGGACGCGCTCGACGGCTGCGGCCTGTCGGTCAGCAACCGGGTCGCCGCGGACTTCACCGTCCAGGGCGGCGAGCAGGCGGCGGCGAACCTGCTGCAGGCGGCGCCGCAGATCGACGCCATCTGGAACCACGACGACGACCAGGGCGTCGGCGTCCTGGCCGCCATCGAGAACGCCGGCCGCGACGAGTTCTTCATGGTCGGCGGAGCGGGCTCCGCGAACGTCATGCGGGAGATCCAGTCCGGCGACTCCGTGCTGCAGGCGACGGTCATCTACCCGTCCACGCAGGCCGCCGACGGCATCAAGCTCGCGCGGCTGGTCGCGCACGACAAGTCGATGAGCGACCTCGCGTCCTCCGGCGTGCCGCGCACCATCCAGCTGTACGCGCCCGTCGTCACGGCGGACAACGTCGACCAGTACATCGACTCGGCCTTCGAGTCCTGA